The Flavimarina sp. Hel_I_48 genome window below encodes:
- a CDS encoding SusC/RagA family TonB-linked outer membrane protein, which produces MTNLYYSEFAYVFQRKRRKHGKIEKVRALSLLLFITFTFAMPFMGHSTLQSQTTVTGTVTDPTGMALPGVSVQEKGTNNGVVTDFDGNYSIDVIETGASLVFSYVGMVNQEKTASSSGSLDVQMEGDTEALEEVVVVGYGTQRKSDVTGSVSSVQGEDLLQRPVTNALQGLQGKVAGANVYLNSGSPTAAPRVIIRGLGTINSSSSPLYVVDGVVMQDIQFLNPNNIESMEVLKDASSTAIYGARGANGVILVTTKRGAKTEGVYVSYDSYMSIGSLRKKMDLLNAEEWLEVVETGFANATKYNPNEPAPVFTKSDPNIFDSNGNPLYDTDWQEEATRTAISHNHQLAVRSNNGKSSVGAFLNFSDTEGIMLNNDLERWNGKITYDSEIKDWLSFGANLLVNYTKENGYEEGGGGQVPRRTMIEMPPIFPVRFPDGTYSNSRMITDPYNIESMANPVHVMETQVRNNLRNQVFGNVYFQFNIADGLDFKTQFGVDKQDRTFRYFSPNDLLNTSAPLGSASVSEEKYTYWQQENFLSYNKSFGDSRVNGVLGASWQERDFFAFSARSEGFPDNSLSFYRLQSGSVFGEPRSEYNSWSINSYFARAGYTYKDRYLVTLTGRADGSSRFGANNKYGFFPSIGLGWVISEEGFLSESNFIDRLKLRTSYGITGNTEIDPYSTLATISSGTALVNGQRVNDSFVSRIPNPDVGWETTTQFDVGMEISTRSNPRISLEMDYYYKLTEDLLLDRPIPRSTGFSTIRDNIGSISNKGVEFALGSTYSTETFYWESKINLNFNQNRIEELGANNEDIFPGPNFVSGSNTILRVGEPVASFWGLERLGTWGTDEVEEAAAVGAIPGEAKRSTERTIIGNGLPKWTGSFINNFRLGNFDFAVDLQFVYDVDILQQATHSIEDRTGIANGLRTILTQGWTPNNQDTQVQQIRNQGLSGQNSQVDSHWVADGSYLRGNLFTLGYTFPNEFVTSLGVQSLRIYTSVDNAFVVQSDDFQGFDPEGSSNDSQFGQNIFFFQYPRPRTFTLGFNFKF; this is translated from the coding sequence ATGACAAATTTGTACTACTCTGAATTTGCCTATGTCTTTCAGCGGAAAAGACGTAAGCACGGAAAAATTGAAAAAGTAAGAGCACTAAGTTTATTGCTCTTCATCACATTTACTTTTGCTATGCCTTTTATGGGTCATAGTACATTGCAAAGTCAAACAACCGTTACCGGTACTGTTACAGATCCAACCGGGATGGCTTTGCCAGGTGTGAGCGTACAGGAGAAGGGAACAAATAATGGCGTTGTAACAGATTTTGACGGTAATTATTCAATCGATGTAATTGAAACTGGAGCGAGCCTGGTTTTTTCTTATGTGGGTATGGTCAACCAGGAAAAAACGGCCAGTTCAAGTGGATCACTTGATGTCCAAATGGAAGGAGATACCGAAGCTCTTGAAGAGGTTGTTGTGGTAGGGTATGGTACGCAGCGTAAATCTGATGTAACAGGATCCGTTTCCAGCGTTCAGGGAGAAGATTTGCTGCAAAGACCTGTTACTAACGCTTTGCAGGGTTTACAAGGTAAAGTTGCGGGTGCAAACGTGTACCTTAATTCCGGTAGTCCTACTGCGGCGCCCAGGGTGATCATTCGCGGTTTGGGAACGATCAATTCAAGCTCTTCTCCGCTTTATGTAGTGGATGGTGTAGTAATGCAGGATATCCAATTTTTAAATCCTAACAACATAGAAAGTATGGAAGTACTAAAAGATGCATCTTCTACTGCTATTTATGGTGCCCGTGGTGCAAATGGGGTAATCCTGGTAACTACAAAGAGAGGGGCCAAGACTGAGGGTGTTTATGTGTCTTATGACAGTTACATGAGTATAGGTAGCCTACGTAAAAAGATGGATCTCCTAAATGCCGAAGAATGGCTGGAAGTTGTGGAAACCGGTTTTGCGAATGCGACAAAATATAACCCCAATGAGCCGGCTCCTGTATTCACTAAATCTGACCCCAATATCTTTGACAGCAACGGAAATCCTTTATATGATACTGACTGGCAAGAAGAAGCCACACGTACCGCCATATCTCATAACCATCAACTTGCTGTTCGGTCTAATAATGGAAAATCTTCTGTAGGTGCCTTCCTAAACTTTTCGGACACTGAAGGAATTATGTTGAACAATGATCTGGAGCGATGGAACGGTAAAATAACGTACGATTCAGAAATAAAGGACTGGTTGTCCTTTGGTGCCAACTTACTTGTCAACTATACAAAAGAAAATGGCTACGAAGAAGGCGGCGGTGGCCAGGTACCTCGTCGTACCATGATCGAGATGCCTCCTATTTTCCCGGTTCGTTTTCCTGACGGAACCTATTCTAACAGTAGGATGATTACAGATCCTTATAACATTGAATCCATGGCAAACCCTGTTCATGTGATGGAAACGCAAGTGCGTAATAACCTGCGGAATCAGGTTTTTGGAAATGTATATTTTCAGTTCAATATAGCGGATGGCCTGGACTTTAAAACACAATTTGGTGTTGATAAGCAGGACAGGACTTTCAGGTATTTTTCACCTAATGATCTCTTAAATACGTCGGCGCCACTTGGTTCCGCTAGTGTTTCAGAAGAAAAATATACCTACTGGCAACAAGAAAACTTTCTTTCCTATAACAAATCGTTCGGTGACTCCCGTGTAAATGGAGTTCTTGGTGCTAGTTGGCAAGAGCGTGATTTCTTTGCATTTAGCGCTAGATCTGAAGGTTTTCCGGATAATTCACTGTCCTTTTATCGTTTACAGTCTGGTAGTGTTTTTGGCGAGCCTCGCTCAGAATATAATTCTTGGTCCATCAACTCCTATTTTGCGAGAGCTGGCTATACTTACAAGGACAGATATTTGGTAACCTTGACTGGTAGGGCTGATGGTTCGTCCCGTTTTGGAGCCAATAATAAATACGGTTTCTTTCCATCGATTGGTTTGGGCTGGGTGATTTCTGAAGAAGGCTTTCTTTCGGAATCCAATTTCATTGATCGTTTAAAATTAAGGACAAGCTATGGTATCACCGGTAATACGGAAATTGATCCTTACTCTACGCTTGCAACCATATCTTCTGGAACTGCATTGGTCAATGGCCAGCGTGTAAATGATAGCTTTGTTAGCCGTATCCCTAATCCGGATGTAGGCTGGGAAACCACAACTCAGTTTGACGTGGGTATGGAAATTTCCACACGATCCAATCCACGTATTAGTTTAGAAATGGACTATTATTATAAACTTACGGAAGATTTGCTTTTAGACAGGCCTATTCCAAGATCTACCGGTTTCTCTACAATCAGGGATAACATAGGTTCCATATCTAACAAAGGGGTTGAATTTGCTTTAGGTTCTACATACTCAACAGAAACATTTTACTGGGAGTCAAAAATCAACTTGAACTTCAATCAAAACAGAATCGAAGAATTAGGTGCTAACAATGAAGATATCTTTCCTGGGCCAAATTTTGTATCGGGCAGTAATACGATCCTTCGTGTAGGGGAGCCCGTTGCTTCTTTCTGGGGTCTGGAGCGTTTAGGTACCTGGGGAACTGATGAAGTTGAGGAAGCTGCCGCAGTGGGTGCTATACCTGGGGAGGCAAAACGCTCTACCGAAAGAACGATCATCGGTAATGGCCTTCCTAAATGGACCGGTAGTTTTATCAACAATTTCAGATTGGGGAATTTTGATTTTGCCGTAGACCTGCAATTCGTTTACGATGTTGACATCCTCCAGCAGGCAACCCACTCCATTGAAGATAGAACGGGTATCGCAAACGGTTTAAGGACTATCCTTACACAAGGATGGACTCCAAACAATCAAGACACTCAAGTACAGCAAATCAGAAATCAGGGTCTCTCTGGGCAGAACAGTCAGGTAGACAGCCATTGGGTTGCTGACGGTTCTTATTTAAGAGGAAACCTATTTACGTTAGGATATACATTTCCAAATGAATTTGTTACTTCTTTAGGTGTACAGAGCTTGAGGATCTATACAAGTGTTGACAATGCTTTTGTGGTACAGTCTGACGATTTTCAGGGTTTTGATCCAGAAGGATCTTCGAATGATAGCCAATTCGGCCAGAATATTTTCTTTTTTCAATATCCAAGACCAAGAACGTTTACCCTTGGTTTCAACTTTAAATTTTAA